The following proteins are co-located in the Triticum aestivum cultivar Chinese Spring chromosome 1A, IWGSC CS RefSeq v2.1, whole genome shotgun sequence genome:
- the LOC123061686 gene encoding uncharacterized protein isoform X2, with product MSSAPATAKTVPNRLPRLSITGEPTGAGSFPPRRSSSPGRSTCSSHHAQIDGAVRWSLPRLRAVQCCSAPIDFNHQPAREEMAIDEAELEPLEFAEKMHTQRELQQQKLEMLVQIRKHNSESQSVILETLQRQLESADFDTSASIFTPEQIQGIVEKYSSSHISRDVQMGDMKGTKERERNERRKAGLAPMELGRRGVSRRGSAGARQRSRGSTSTVGAACSICRGHDDDRGLT from the exons ATGTCCAGTGCTCCGGCGACGGCAAAGACAGTTCCAAACCGCCTGCCTCGCCTCTCAATCACAGGTGAGCCGACGGGAGCTGGTTCCTTTCCTCCCCGACGCTCTTCTTCACCTGGCCGGAGCACCTGCTCCTCCCATCACGCACAGATCGACGGAGCAGTTCGATGGTCGTTGCCCAGGCTGCGTGCAGTTCAGTGCTGCTCTGCCCCCATTGACTTCAACCACCAACCCGCGAG AGAAGAGATGGCTATTGATGAAGCCGAGCTTGAGCCTCTAGAATTTGCCGAGAAAATGCACACTCAACGGGAATTACAACAACAG AAACTGGAGATGTTAGTTCAAATTAGAAAACACAATTCCGAGAGCCAATCTGTCATACTTGAGACT TTGCAGAGGCAGTTGGAGAGTGCTGATTTCGATACCAGTGCATCAATATTCACTCCGGAGCAGATCCAAGGGATTGTTGAGAAATACTCCAGTTCACATATTTCAAGAG ATGTGCAGATGGGGGACATGAAAGGAACGAAGGAAAGGGAACGGAACGAGCGAAGAAAGGCTGGGCTGGCTCCAATGGAGCTAGGACGGCGTGGAGTCAGCAGACGGGGGAGCGCAGGCGCTAGGCAGCGATCACGGGGCTCCACGTCTACCGTCGGGGCGGCATGCTCGATCTGCAGAGGACATGACGATGACAGGG GTCTGACATGA
- the LOC123061686 gene encoding uncharacterized protein isoform X1: MSSAPATAKTVPNRLPRLSITGEPTGAGSFPPRRSSSPGRSTCSSHHAQIDGAVRWSLPRLRAVQCCSAPIDFNHQPAREEMAIDEAELEPLEFAEKMHTQRELQQQKLEMLVQIRKHNSESQSVILETLQRQLESADFDTSASIFTPEQIQGIVEKYSSSHISRDVQMGDMKGTKERERNERRKAGLAPMELGRRGVSRRGSAGARQRSRGSTSTVGAACSICRGHDDDREKQKGYKFI, translated from the exons ATGTCCAGTGCTCCGGCGACGGCAAAGACAGTTCCAAACCGCCTGCCTCGCCTCTCAATCACAGGTGAGCCGACGGGAGCTGGTTCCTTTCCTCCCCGACGCTCTTCTTCACCTGGCCGGAGCACCTGCTCCTCCCATCACGCACAGATCGACGGAGCAGTTCGATGGTCGTTGCCCAGGCTGCGTGCAGTTCAGTGCTGCTCTGCCCCCATTGACTTCAACCACCAACCCGCGAG AGAAGAGATGGCTATTGATGAAGCCGAGCTTGAGCCTCTAGAATTTGCCGAGAAAATGCACACTCAACGGGAATTACAACAACAG AAACTGGAGATGTTAGTTCAAATTAGAAAACACAATTCCGAGAGCCAATCTGTCATACTTGAGACT TTGCAGAGGCAGTTGGAGAGTGCTGATTTCGATACCAGTGCATCAATATTCACTCCGGAGCAGATCCAAGGGATTGTTGAGAAATACTCCAGTTCACATATTTCAAGAG ATGTGCAGATGGGGGACATGAAAGGAACGAAGGAAAGGGAACGGAACGAGCGAAGAAAGGCTGGGCTGGCTCCAATGGAGCTAGGACGGCGTGGAGTCAGCAGACGGGGGAGCGCAGGCGCTAGGCAGCGATCACGGGGCTCCACGTCTACCGTCGGGGCGGCATGCTCGATCTGCAGAGGACATGACGATGACAGGG AGAAACAAAAAGGTTACAAATTCATCTAA